The Maridesulfovibrio salexigens DSM 2638 region GTCGAAGCCGGAAAAATTATCATTTCAGATCGTTTTGCAGATTCTACTATTGTTTATCAGGGGTATGGGCGCGGACTTGATCCGAAGTTGCTGCGCGAACTCAATGATGTAGCAGTTTCCGGGAACTGGCCAGATCTGACTATTCTTCTGGATATTGATCCGGAGATTGGTTTGAAACGGGCTATGACTCGCAATCTTCAGGAAAACAAGATGCAGGAAGAAGGGCGGTTTGAAGCTGAGTCCCTTGAATTTCATAACCGTGTTCGTGAAGGGTATTTAACTTGGGCAGCACTTAACAATGATAGGATAGTTGTTGTTAATGCTGATCAGACTCCTGATGAAATTTTTAAAGAAATTAAAGCGAAAGTTGTCGAAAGGATAAAAGGAGATTTCGTTACCAACGGTTAGTCTTCGGTTTTTATATGCTTTTTACTAAGCGCGACCCCTTTGGGTTGCGCTTTTTTTGTACCGTGTTATTTTTTGTGATAGTGTGCGAATTATATATATGTTATTCTGGGATTAAGGATTTAGTTTTTCAGATTAACTAAATGCAACATAATGTTTGTTTGATGCATAATAATGTGAAATTGATGTTATTTAGTGCGATTTTTATCTATGAGCGACCAAAAAAAGCATCAAAAACAATAATTTTTCATTTGGGGTTGACGCTCTCATAGTTAAATGGTTTAAGAGTAATTAGAATTTTCAATACATTAGCTTTTGTATGAGAGCTGATATCAAAGTGAGACTGATATCTTAAGTTGAAGCTAATGAATAAAATTTAGTGTGCATTGCGGCCTTTAGGCAGGAACGTTTCCAGTCTTGAATTGAAGACTGCAATGCTTAGGGGGTAAACCCTACTATCTTTAATTAGAGGATGGAGGTTTTTATGAAATTCTCTGTGGGACTCGGAAAAGATGGAGCGGAAGAACGCCTTGAGCAGAATGGCGTCTCCCGCCGCGATTTCATGAAGTTCTGCGCAACAACCGCCGCTGTTATGGGAATGGGACCTGCTTTTGCGCCAACTGTAGCGGAAGCCCTGACTCAGAAAAAGCGTCCTTCTGTTGTCTATCTGCACGCAGCCGAATGTACTGGCTGTTCAGAAGCTGTTCTTCGTACTGTTTCTCCTTATATTGATGCTCTTATTCTCGACACTATTTCTCTCGACTACCATGAGACTATCATGGCAGCCGCAGGTCATGCCGCGGAAGAAGCACTGCATGAAGCCGTACATTCTCCTGAAGGTTTTATCTGTGTTGTTGAAGGTGGTATTCCCACTATCGAAGGCGGAGCATGGGGTAAAGTGGGTGGTAAAACAATGCTTGAAATCGTGCAGGAAATTGTACCTCAAGCAAAAGCAACCATCTGTATCGGTACCTGCGCCTGCTATGGCGGTGTACAGGCTGCTGCACCCAACCCGTCTCAAGCCAAGGGCGTATCCGAAGCTCTCGGCGGCGTAACTACCGTAAACCTGCCCGGTTGCCCGACCAACCCGTTTAACTTCGTGGGTACTGTTGTTCATTATCTGACCAAGGGAATCCCCGAACTTGACGATGTTGGTCGTCCGAGCCTCTTCTACGGTGAGTCCGTGCATGACAACTGTCCGAGACTCAAACATTTTGACAATGATGAATTTGCACCTTCCTTCTCATCTGAAGAAGCTAAAAAAGGCTACTGCCTCTATGAGCTCGGATGTAAGGGACCGGACACCTACAACAACTGTCCGAAAGTCAAGTTTAATCAGACCAACTGGCCTATTGAGGCCGGTCACCCCTGCATCGGTTGCAGTGAGCCCGATTTCTGGGATGAAATGAGCCCCTTCTACGAGCAGGGCTAGTGCTGTCAACTACATAGAAGTTTAAAGCTAACTTTCTATTCTTTTGGAGGATTGTATATGTCTGGTTGCAAGGCTAAATCGGGCCCCGCTGTAATGGCGACCCCTTATGATAAAAAATACACCGGTCCGGTGATTGTCGACCCGCTTACCAGAATTGAGGGTCACCTCAAGATCGAAGTAGAGGTCGAAAACGGTAAAGTAAGTAACGTATGGAGTAGCTCTCAGCTCTTCCGCGGTCTGGAAATTATTCTTAAAGGCCGTGATCCCCGCGATGCTCAGCATTTTACCCAGCGTTCCTGTGGTGTATGTACTTATACCCACGCTCTGGCTTCCACCCGCTGCGTAGATAACGCTGTTGGCGTTGATAAGAACCTGCCTGAAAACGCACGTCTTATCCGTAACCTCGTACTGGGTGCCCAGTACCTGCATGA contains the following coding sequences:
- the tmk gene encoding dTMP kinase, with translation MFITFEGIEGTGKTTQIKKLTAFLEESGHNVDVTLEPGGSRIGKELRKILLNMDSTDITGECELFLYLADRAQHVGQVIKPAVEAGKIIISDRFADSTIVYQGYGRGLDPKLLRELNDVAVSGNWPDLTILLDIDPEIGLKRAMTRNLQENKMQEEGRFEAESLEFHNRVREGYLTWAALNNDRIVVVNADQTPDEIFKEIKAKVVERIKGDFVTNG
- a CDS encoding hydrogenase small subunit; translation: MKFSVGLGKDGAEERLEQNGVSRRDFMKFCATTAAVMGMGPAFAPTVAEALTQKKRPSVVYLHAAECTGCSEAVLRTVSPYIDALILDTISLDYHETIMAAAGHAAEEALHEAVHSPEGFICVVEGGIPTIEGGAWGKVGGKTMLEIVQEIVPQAKATICIGTCACYGGVQAAAPNPSQAKGVSEALGGVTTVNLPGCPTNPFNFVGTVVHYLTKGIPELDDVGRPSLFYGESVHDNCPRLKHFDNDEFAPSFSSEEAKKGYCLYELGCKGPDTYNNCPKVKFNQTNWPIEAGHPCIGCSEPDFWDEMSPFYEQG